A segment of the Methanomicrobiales archaeon genome:
CCGCCCCAGGGTTGCAAGCACGATCCCCCGGTTGTTCCAGGCCCGGGCGTGGCCGCTGTCCAGGGAGAGAGTCCGATCGTAGGCGTCCAGCGCATCCTCGTAGTGCCCCATTGAGAAGAGGGCGTTCCCGCGGCTGAAGTGGGCCCGTGCGTTCTCCGGTTCGAGCTCCGCCGCCCTGGCATAGGCATCCGCCGCATCCTTGAACTTCTGCTGGGCGTAAAGGGCGTCTCCCCTCTCGATCCAGCCTTCCGCATTCCCGGGATCTGCCATGGCAGGGGAAGGTGCGGGCGCCCATATAAAACATGCGGTACCGGAGGACCCCGCACCCTGCGGCGGGGGGGGTTCGGCACCCCTCACGGCAAAGGCGATTGCCACATCCACGGATGTGTCTCCCCACCATGCATATCGCACATGTACCGCAGGTGGAATATTCCCTATAATCATATTATCATATATTATAACAATAATAAAAATAGTTAAATCAGTAAAATATAAATATGCGGGTAATTATTTTTCGTCCATGAATATGCCTGCTGAGATACAAAAAAACCTGGTCAATGTAATCATACGGCATTTCGGCCAGAAGGGGGCGGATAGAATCTGGATTGATGCCCGCGAACTGCGGGAGATCTACGATCTCCCGCTATCCTACGTGCCGAT
Coding sequences within it:
- a CDS encoding tetratricopeptide repeat protein, with product MADPGNAEGWIERGDALYAQQKFKDAADAYARAAELEPENARAHFSRGNALFSMGHYEDALDAYDRTLSLDSGHARAWNNRGIVLATLGRYDEALACYERSIALDASNVFTWYNKGLALANSNRFEEAIPAYDRALEIDENNAEIWILKGMAYRKLGRGVEADAAMARAAELNERYR